A stretch of the Actinotalea sp. JY-7876 genome encodes the following:
- the pdxH gene encoding pyridoxamine 5'-phosphate oxidase translates to MDGPEGAPEVGRIDAERRARLAALRRSYERSRLDEADVAPDPVTQFLRWFDDAVTAGLAEPNAMVLATAAPDGTPSSRTVLLKGVDERGFVLFTHRGSRKGREMLDNPRASLTFPWFEMDRQVVVRGDVHEVDRAETAAYFTSRPHESQVAAWASAQSTVLADRAELDGRFAELALRWPPGTEVPVPPHWGGFRVVPVTVELWQGRASRLHDRLRYRREAGAWVVERLAP, encoded by the coding sequence ATGGACGGCCCGGAGGGCGCGCCGGAGGTCGGCCGGATCGACGCCGAGCGGCGCGCCCGGCTCGCCGCGCTGCGCCGGAGCTACGAGCGCTCCCGGCTCGACGAGGCGGACGTCGCGCCCGACCCCGTGACGCAGTTCCTGCGCTGGTTCGACGACGCCGTCACCGCGGGCCTGGCCGAGCCCAACGCCATGGTGCTCGCCACGGCGGCGCCGGACGGGACCCCGTCGAGCCGCACCGTGCTGCTCAAGGGTGTCGACGAGCGGGGCTTCGTCCTGTTCACGCACCGCGGCTCGCGCAAGGGCCGGGAGATGCTGGACAACCCCCGGGCGTCGCTGACCTTCCCGTGGTTCGAGATGGACCGGCAGGTGGTGGTGCGCGGGGACGTGCACGAGGTCGACCGTGCCGAGACCGCCGCCTACTTCACGAGCCGTCCGCACGAGTCGCAGGTCGCGGCGTGGGCCAGCGCCCAGTCGACGGTGCTCGCGGACCGGGCCGAGCTCGACGGCCGGTTCGCCGAGCTCGCGCTGCGTTGGCCCCCGGGCACCGAGGTGCCCGTGCCGCCGCACTGGGGCGGGTTCCGCGTCGTGCCCGTGACGGTCGAGCTGTGGCAGGGCCGCGCCTCGCGCCTGCACGACCGGCTGCGGTACCGCCGCGAGGCCGGTGCGTGGGTCGTCGAGCGACTCGCCCCGTGA
- the nucS gene encoding endonuclease NucS, protein MRLVVASCAARYTGRLSAHLPLATRLLVVKADGSVLLHSDGGSYKPLNWMSPPCSLAVVAPDEEAAARGVTQVWHVQHTKSDDRLEIELHEVLHDSAHDLGVDPGLVKDGVEAHLQALLAEQIHVLGEGHVLVRREYPTAIGPVDILARDASGGTVAVEIKRRGDIDGVEQLTRYLELLNRDPHLTPVRGVFAAQEIKPQARVLARDRGIACLVLDYEALRGMDDVAARLF, encoded by the coding sequence ATGCGTCTCGTCGTCGCGTCGTGCGCGGCCCGCTACACCGGCCGCCTCTCGGCGCACCTGCCGCTCGCCACGCGCCTGCTCGTGGTCAAGGCCGACGGCAGCGTGCTGCTGCACTCCGACGGCGGGTCGTACAAGCCGCTCAACTGGATGAGCCCGCCGTGCTCGCTCGCCGTCGTCGCGCCGGACGAGGAGGCGGCCGCGCGCGGTGTCACGCAGGTCTGGCACGTGCAGCACACCAAGTCCGACGACCGGCTCGAGATCGAGCTGCACGAGGTGCTGCACGACTCGGCGCACGACCTCGGGGTGGACCCGGGCCTGGTCAAGGACGGCGTCGAGGCCCACCTGCAGGCCCTGCTCGCGGAGCAGATCCACGTCCTGGGCGAGGGCCACGTGCTGGTCCGGCGCGAGTACCCGACGGCGATCGGCCCGGTCGACATCCTCGCGCGCGACGCCTCGGGCGGCACCGTGGCGGTCGAGATCAAGCGGCGGGGCGACATCGACGGCGTCGAGCAGCTCACGCGCTACCTCGAGCTGCTCAACCGGGACCCCCACCTGACCCCCGTGCGCGGCGTCTTCGCCGCCCAGGAGATCAAGCCGCAGGCGCGCGTGCTCGCCCGCGACCGCGGCATCGCGTGCCTCGTGCTCGACTACGAGGCGCTGCGCGGCATGGACGACGTCGCCGCGCGGCTGTTCTGA
- a CDS encoding DUF2550 domain-containing protein, producing the protein MELLGALLGVCALLLVAAVPVGLYLSRQRTLSRRVGSFPCLVRGEDGRGWVAGTAQYGATQLSWWRTLSLAPRPARAWSRATLTLVERVPLDAVDDLGQQQLLLHCEHEGERFQLLISAPACAGLVSWLESGPRPVGRVI; encoded by the coding sequence CTGCTCGGCGCGCTGCTCGGCGTCTGTGCGCTCCTGCTCGTCGCGGCCGTGCCGGTCGGGCTGTACCTGTCGCGGCAGCGCACGCTGTCGCGACGGGTCGGCTCGTTCCCGTGCCTGGTGCGGGGCGAGGACGGGCGTGGGTGGGTCGCGGGAACGGCGCAGTACGGGGCGACACAGCTGTCCTGGTGGCGGACCCTGTCGCTGGCGCCCCGCCCCGCCCGCGCATGGTCCCGTGCGACGCTGACCCTGGTGGAGCGCGTGCCGCTCGACGCCGTCGACGACCTCGGTCAGCAGCAGCTGCTGCTGCACTGCGAGCACGAGGGTGAGCGGTTCCAGCTGCTGATCTCGGCGCCCGCGTGCGCCGGCCTGGTGTCCTGGCTCGAGTCCGGCCCGCGACCGGTGGGGAGGGTGATCTGA
- a CDS encoding N-acetylglucosamine-6-phosphate deacetylase → MTTVPLTEPLTPQDPRLALRGRVVLPDAVLEDGVVVIAGDRLGWVGPWAQAGDVLAPGARVRTVHTILPGLVDLHCHGGGGASFPDATDAAQVLTAAHEHLRHGTTSLVASLVTADAATLLERTALLADAADAGELAGIHLEGPFLSAARCGAQDPRLMVPGDADLVRAVAETARGHLATMTVAPEVPGVLTARAANSAPECESAVGALAAVGAVPSFGHTDAPAELVEAGLAQAVEALASPGSRSARPTVTHLFNGMRPLHHRDPGPVAACLAAAARGAAVVELVADDVHLAPATVRSVFAMVGPGSVALVTDAMAAAGMPDGTYQLGPMAVRVAGGVARLADGDAIAGGTAHLLDVVRATVSAGVPLADAVRAAATTPAAVLGRPDLGALEAGRRADVLVVDAELRPVEVLRAGRPAGGSAGG, encoded by the coding sequence GTGACCACCGTGCCGCTGACCGAACCCCTGACCCCGCAGGACCCCCGGCTCGCGCTGCGCGGCCGGGTCGTGCTGCCCGACGCCGTGCTCGAGGACGGCGTCGTCGTCATCGCCGGCGACCGGCTCGGGTGGGTCGGACCGTGGGCGCAGGCCGGCGACGTCCTGGCCCCGGGGGCCCGCGTGCGCACCGTGCACACGATCCTGCCCGGCCTGGTCGACCTGCACTGCCACGGCGGCGGGGGAGCGAGCTTCCCGGACGCGACGGACGCGGCGCAGGTGCTGACCGCCGCCCACGAGCACCTGCGGCACGGCACCACCAGCCTGGTCGCCTCGCTCGTCACGGCGGATGCCGCGACGCTGCTGGAGCGCACGGCGCTGCTCGCGGACGCCGCGGACGCGGGCGAGCTGGCCGGCATCCACCTCGAGGGCCCGTTCCTGTCGGCGGCCCGGTGCGGCGCCCAGGACCCCCGGCTCATGGTGCCCGGTGACGCGGACCTGGTGCGGGCGGTCGCCGAGACGGCGCGCGGCCACCTCGCGACCATGACGGTGGCGCCCGAGGTCCCGGGCGTCCTGACGGCCCGGGCCGCGAACTCGGCGCCCGAGTGCGAGTCCGCCGTCGGCGCGCTGGCCGCGGTGGGAGCCGTGCCCTCGTTCGGGCACACCGACGCACCGGCGGAGCTGGTCGAGGCGGGGCTGGCACAGGCGGTCGAGGCCCTCGCGTCTCCCGGGAGCCGGTCCGCCCGGCCCACCGTCACGCACCTGTTCAACGGCATGCGTCCCCTGCACCACCGCGATCCAGGGCCCGTCGCCGCCTGCCTCGCGGCGGCCGCCCGCGGGGCCGCCGTCGTGGAGCTGGTGGCCGACGACGTGCACCTGGCGCCCGCGACGGTGCGCTCGGTGTTCGCGATGGTCGGACCGGGCTCGGTCGCCCTCGTCACCGACGCCATGGCGGCAGCGGGCATGCCCGACGGCACCTACCAGCTCGGCCCGATGGCGGTCCGCGTGGCGGGCGGCGTCGCCCGGCTCGCCGACGGCGACGCGATCGCCGGCGGCACGGCGCACCTGCTCGACGTCGTGCGCGCGACGGTGAGCGCGGGCGTGCCCCTCGCGGACGCGGTGCGGGCCGCCGCGACCACGCCGGCGGCGGTCCTCGGCCGCCCCGACCTGGGCGCGCTGGAGGCCGGCCGTCGCGCGGACGTGCTGGTGGTCGACGCGGAGCTGCGCCCGGTCGAGGTGCTCCGCGCCGGGCGCCCGGCGGGCGGGTCCGCGGGTGGGTGA